Genomic window (Aethina tumida isolate Nest 87 chromosome 4, icAetTumi1.1, whole genome shotgun sequence):
aaatcacaattaataattctattaattatacagtttattgttaataataaacaaacatggtattttaaacaaaaataattaatgaaacaataaaacaaagacCTAATCAAGTTTCACTTGAATTTTGTCATCAAAAAACGTCAATTTTTCGTATATAAAAGCGCAATTAATCGCTAGTTAAGCAAATTAAAGTGAACCACCGAATCAACATGAAAGTAGTTAGTATTTGTAAAGTAACTGTGATTGTGCAGTGATAAATTTTGTGTTGTTGTTTCAGCTCGCAGTTCTCTTCGCCATTGTTGGTGTTTCTATTGCCGCTTCCGTTTCCGGTTCTAATCCAGATGCAGCTGCCGAAGTGGTCAAAAGTGAACTAGATAATATTGGTGTTGAAGATTTTAAATACAGGTTCAAATCTTCGTTTAATTTTCCTTGGATACAGggccaataaaattattgttttcagttATGAAACCAGCAACGGAATCTTAGCTGAAGAAGTGGGACATCTGAACAATCTTGGATCAGAGAATGAGGCTCTGTCCGTTTCTGGGTCGTTCAAGTATGTTGCTCCTGATGGTGTGACTTATTCCATCAGTTATATTGCTGACGAAAATGGATTCCAACCACAAGGGGAGCATTTGCCACACTAAActgtattttgtaataaaatttattaatgcatAATTACTgtgttttaatcattaatttattattatttaagaaacattattatatataaattattgtaaaataactatgcaaaataattttattcatagtttGTCTTTCGATACATAattctgaatttaaataaatctgcaTTTTATCCccctaatcaaaatttattgcaacGACTGgttttcaatgtaaattaacatactgcatttaaaaaaaattctaggtgggattttattgtttaaaaatcgtttaatataaataccgGATGGAACCTGTCAGTTTCATCAAGTTGCAAATTGAACTCCAAATGATCAACATGAAAGTAGTTAGTATCTAGTGCATCAGCAATAATTCAGTGTCAGTTCCAGTGTCTGAAATAGTGCCAATCTAAGTGATATTAGTGATGACAAATAAAATGGTCAAAAGAAGAAGAATAATATCACTTAGTTTAGTTCTACAAACCTGGAAAATACCTGGGAACTTTTagtgaataaaaacaatacaatttaaataattttcagctCGCTGTTTTCGTCGCTGTTATCGGTATGGCCCTCGCCGCCTCCCTCGGAGGACCAGACGCTGCAGCTGAAGTACTCAGGAGCGAATTGGACAACATCGGCACTGATGGATTCAAATACGCGTAAgtttatagttttttcaaCTGGTTGGTACCATTAATcatgtaatttttgtttcagctACGAAACCAGCAACGGAATCGCAGCTGAAGAAGCCGGACACTTGAACAACGCCGGAAGCGAACACGAAGCTATCGCCGTCCAGGGATCCTTCAAATATGTAGGACCTGATGGTGTCACTTACCAAATCAGCTACATTGCTGACGAAAACGGTTTCCAACCACAAGGTGCCCATTTGCCAGCCTAAGAACAATttgttaatgaatatttataaataataaaaacgttaaaacaatgtttatcAGCTTTATTTTGAcccaaaatttaatagataaaataaaacaaataaattttaaatcgtttACCGTTCAGgcacattaattattgtaggcattaatattcttatcttcatattaataatattacaatgaaAGTGAAGAGGTTTCAatatatcaaaactttaataaatcacataaaagtaaatttgatatttttttttaattagtattatagtacaaatattaaattttaaaaagaaatctttattttaattaattttatgggattattatttaattattgttaaatataatataaattctgtttagtgtttataaaaaaatttaatatattattaaatttgttataataattaaactatgtttttaatatctatgaattgttattgttaatataattattttttacttaaaaagatattgcaaataaaatttattctctaaatatatttcttgcgtttttttttttaattacaaaattagtaatcgattaattaaatctattgattaattcatcagatttgtatataaaaatgtaaaatagtgATAAGTTATTGACTTAATGTAGATGCACTTTACACGccgtataataatttattggttattcaggtttttatttaaataagtattaataaaaattgtatgtcatatttgctaataaataaaaatcattcaatttattggTAATTTGTTATTGGTGAGTCTTTGCAGTAACAATTACCATAATAaaactgattatttaattaattataaaaaaaaattataggtaTTGTTTTCTAATAAAGTCTTAAACTAACAAAttgtttgaggtattttatacatctgtattttattattaggttTTCTCTACAAtaacagtaatatttattaatttacataatagtgcaagctaataaataatttaattttactaaacgtCAATTGGTATGTACGAAATGAACTCCTACAtgcataataaatgtttttttttcaatgcaTTTTAAAGATCACACGACTTGTAAGACGAGAcacttgtttaaattttatttgcatacaaaatgtaaaaaaattaaagagagaTGCAGCcaaaatttaactatatatACTCACTCCAACTGAGCAATTTGTATCAGTACATCATCTAAGCAACAACCATCAACATGAAAGTGGTTAGTATCGGTGACTTGGTGAATTTACTTAAGGTGCCGGAAGTGCAGTGATAAAAAGTGATAACCGAGGATTAAACAAAGGATTAAAGCTTGTTGTAATTTCTAGCTCGCAGTTTTCTTCGCCATTGTCGGTGTATCTCTGGCTGCTTCGGTCGGTGGTCCAGATGCCGCAGCTGAAGTGCTCAAGAGCGAATTGGACAACATCGGCACTGACGGCTTCAAATATGCGTAAGTCGAGATCCATCAACGACTTCAGTTATGAGAGTTTTTGTATTGTAGCTACGAAACTAGCAACGGAATCGCCGCTGAGGAGGCCGGACACCTGATCAACGCCGGAAGCGAAAACGAAGCTGTTGCTGTACAAGGATCCTTCAAATACGTTGGTCCTGACGGTGTCACCTACCAAGTTAGCTACATTGCTGACGAAAACGGTTTCCAACCACAAGGGGCGCATTTGTCAGCCTAAATTAGACCTtcggaatatttttatataaaaaataataaagtttacttttttattaaatgttgtgTTATTTTTGAGAAGGAGATAAAACGAAAATAGCAACTTATGAAAACAGTTTTTGGCCTTTttgtagatttatttttatgattatcaaTTTAGTGAATTAGCTTTAAAGTCTGTTTTGAAAGAACaactataaatttgtaaattatagtaGTACAAATAATTGAGTatgttaaattgtaattttagatGAATTCCaaacttaatataaacatattattattatataatttattaataataaaggcaaattgtaattttctagCTCGTAGTTTTCATCACCATTGTCGGTGTATCTCTGGGTGCTCCAGTTGGAGTCCAGATTCGGCAGCTGAAGTGCTCAAAATCATATTGGACAACGCCTTTAAATATGCATAAGTGAAGAGACATCAACGACTTCAGTTATGAGAGTTTTTGAATTGTGGCTACGAAACTGGCAAGAGAATCGCCGCTGAGGAAGCCGGACACCTGATCAACGCCGGAAGCGAAAACGAAGAGCAGCTGTACAAAAACCCCACAAATTCGCTGCTCCTGACGTTGTCACCTACTAAGACAGCTGTATTGCTGACTCTCAAAGGGCGCATTTGTCAGCTTAAAAGAgattttgtgaatattttatatataaaaataataaataaatttaatattttattaattaactgtttttaagttaaaaataagacGAAAATTACAACTTATACAAAcgcttttaaactttttatggattcatttatatcaaaatcaaTGTACTAAAATTAGCTTCAAGGCCTGtattgaaagtaaaattaaaaatttgtaaattatagttgttcaacaatttcatattaattgaatttactaaattgtaaTACTAATTGAAAATAGCGAAGTATACAAATActttttagactttttatagattcatttttatcaaaatcaatttaataaattagcttCAAGGTCTGGtttgaaagtaaaattataaatttgtaaattacagtAGTTCaacaatttcttattaattgaatttgttaaattgtaaatttagatgaatcccattaaattgaatttaattttactaaataattagtatGTACGAAATAAACTCGTACATTTATAATACTGTTTTTTTCAATGCATTTTAAAGATCACACGGGTTGTAAAACAAGAcacttgtttaaattttatttgcatacaaaatgtaaaaataaataaagagagATGCAGCcaaaatttaactatatatattcactccaaCTGAGCAATTTGTATTAGTACATCAACTAAACAACAACCATCAACATGAAAGTGGTTAGTATCGGTGACTTGGTGAATTTACTTACGGTGCCAGAAGTGCAGTGATAAAAAGTGATAATCAAGGATTAAACAAAGGATTAAAGCACATTGTAATTTTCTAGCTCGCAGTTTTCTTCGCCATTGTCGGTGTGTCTCTGGCTGCTTCGGTGGGTGGTCCAGATGCCGCAGCTGAAGTGCTCAAGAGCGAATTGGACAACATCGGTACTGACGGCTTCAAATATACGTAAGTCGAGAGCCATCAACGACTTCAGTTATGAGAGTTTTTGTATTGTAGCTACGAAACTAGCAACGGAATCGCCGCTGAGGAGGCCGGACACCTGATCAACGCCGGAAGCGAAAACGAAGCTGTTGCTGTACAAGGATCCTTCAAATACGTTGGTCCTGACGGTGTCACGTACCAAGTTAGCTACATTGCTGACGAAAACGGTTTCCAACCACAAGGGGCGCATTTGTCAGCTTAAATTAGACCTtcggaatatttttatataaaaaataataaagtttacttttttattaaatgttgtgTTATTTTTGAGAAGGAGATAAAACGAAAATAGCAACTTATGAAAACAGTTTTTGGCCTTTttgtagatttatttttatgattatcaaTTTAGTGAATTAGCTTTAAAGTCTGTTTTGAAAGAACAactataaattagtaaattatagtAGTACAAATAATTGAGTatgttaaattgtaattttagatGAATTCCaaacttaatataaacatattattattatattatttattaataataaaggcaaattgtaattttctagCTCGTAGTTTTCATCACCATTGTCAGTGGATCTCTGGGTGCTTCAGTTGGGGTCCAGATACGGCAGCTGAAGTGctcaaaatcatattgtacAACCTCGGCCTAACGCCTTTAAATGTGCATAAGTGAAGAGACATCAACGACTTCAGTTATGAGAGTTTTTGAATTGTGGCTACGAAACTGGCAAGAGAATCGCCGCTGAGGAAGCCGGACACCTGATCAACGCCGGAAGCGAAAACGAAGCAGTTGCTGTACAAGGATCCTTCAAATACGTTGGTCCTGACGGTGTCACCTACCAAGTTAGCTACATTGCTGACGAAAACGGTTTCCAGCCACAAGGGGCGCATTTGTCAGCTTAAATTAGACCTtcggaatatttttatataaaaaataataaagtttacttttttattaaatgttgtgTTATTTTTGAGAAGGAGATAAAACGAAAATAGCAACTTatgaaaacagttttttagcctttttgtagatttatttttatgattatcaaTTTAGTGAATTAGCTTCAAGGTCTGTTTTGAAAGAACaactataaatttgtaaattatggtAGTACAAATAATtgagtatattaaattgtaattttagatGAATTCcaaacttaatataaaaaatattatcattatattatttattaataataaaggcaaattgtaattttctagCTTGTAGTTTTCATCACCAATATCAGTGTACCTCTGTTCAGTTGCAGTCCAGATGCGGCAGCTGAAGTGCTCAAAATCATATTGGACAACCTCGGCCTAACGGCTTTAAATATGCATAAGTAAAGAGACAACAACGACTTCAGTTATGAGAGTTTTTGAATTGTGGCTACGAAACTGGCAGGAGAATCGCCGCTGAGGAAGCCGGACAACTGATCAACGCCGGAAGCGAAAACGAAGAGCAGCTGTACAAAAACCCCACAAATTCGCTGCTCCTGACGTTGTTACTTTCCACGACAGCTGTATTGCTGACTCCCAAAAGGAGCATTTGTCAGCTTAAAAGAgattttgtgaatattttgtgtatagaaataataaatacatttaatattttattaattgtcttttttaaGCTAAAAATAAGACGAAAATAACAACTATACAAAcacttttaaactttttatagattcatttatatcaaaatcaaTGTACTAAAATTAGCTTCAAGGTCTGttttgaaagtaaaattagaaatttgtaaatttcagtAGTTCaacaatttcttattaattgaatttgttaaattgtgatttttattgaaaatagcaACGTATACAAATACTTTCTAGACTTTTTATAgattcatttttatcaaaatcaatttactaaattagcTTCAAGATCTGttttgaaagtaaaattataaatttgtaaattacagtAGTTCaacaatttcttattaattgaatttgctaaattgtaattttaattgaattccattgaattgaatttaattttactaattatcaattgatatgtattttgtgtataaaaatatatatacagtaactgttttattaattgccttttttaagttaaagatAAAACGAAAATAGTAACTTATACAAAAAGgttttagactttttagattcatttttaaaatttgtaaattagaaatttggaatattttgtatataaacaacaataaatacttttactattttattaattgttttctttattttttttataaaaaaggaagttgaacataaaactaaaatagcaacttacacaaacattttttagtcTTTTTatagatacatttttatgataatcaatttactaaattagttTCAAGGTCTattttgaaagtaaaattagaaatttttaaattactgtagtataacaattttcttattaaccgaatttgttaaattataattttaattgaatgccaactttaatttaaaacgtattcacttacatatttaaatgaacaattctatatctataaaatacttcgatgtataaatacatataaatattaatagttgaaattaaataaaacttaaaaaggaaattaaatttattaataataaaaagttgttgCAAGaagttacatttaaatatttacataaaccataattaattaaaaggcactaaaattgttaattattttctgtaattataatatagttAACAGTCTATTAAAAACtactttgaatattttccttttatgGCGCATTCATTGACATTTAAAGAagacaaatttttacaaaattttagtacTTCAGAAGAAATTGTTCTTATATGGAATTCCATAAAATtgccattaaaatatatataaaacaattattattttgaatttatataaaattttgcttcTGAGATTAAGATCATTAACCCGAAGAGTATCATTTACAACACCTCTACAAGGAAATCACAGTCATCTGGAATTCCTAGCACAAGCATAAATTTGTCAAGATGGTACATCTACACAGTCGCTCTGTACTGGTTttttatgaatgaattaaataaaaaaatagtctaGTGGGGGTAAAAATCGCCCAAACGTTCGCatatataaagatttaatCTGGATTACACGGTTAATTCACAGATCAGTTCAAAACGGTCAACATGAAATTCGTGAGTAGTAAATCATCGTCAAGCttagacaatttattaatcttattttGAACACAGGTCGTAGTTTTGTTCGCCATCCTTGGAGCCGCCATGTGCGCTTCCTTGAACCCAGAGGCTGAGGCCCACGTGGTCAGAAGCGAATTGGACAACATCGGCGTTGACGGATACAAATACGCGTGAGTTttaattccttaaaattttttcctGTATGTCGCTAACGTGATGTGAATTTTGAAGTTACGAAACCAGCAACGGAATCGCCGCTGACGAAACCGCCCAACTTATCAACGCCGGAACTGACAACGAAGCTATTGCTGTACGTGGATCCTTCCAATACGTCGGAGCTGACGGTGTTACCTACAAAGTAACTTACGTTGCTGATGAAAACGGTTTCCAACCACAAGGCGCCCATTTACCCGTAGcttaagttatattttgtagtttagtaaaaaattttgtaaaaaaattaataaaaagcaatataattcaaacttgatatgttttatttaatgggaaaagtcattaaattaaaatatttggatatttaaacTGATATGAGTagtcaaatttcaatttattccaTCCTATATGctgtataaaatgatattaacaattactaattaattatgaatgactattacaaataaaataaatccatattattgaattaatcacagtcaaatgtattttaaaattatcgacactaaattacaaaatatttcttgtttcttttatcttgtagattaaatattttattagattattttacattctttctaaattatgttatcttcaaataaattttaaaaagtgacaTTATAGGGGTCAACATCTCTTTGACCTCGcctaacattttattaagatGACACTGAccatcttttttaaaataattattctatctattaaatataatttgaaaggttcaacttaaaattgtaattttattaagttttattttttttttaaatatatagtacCACTTTcagaacaacaataaatttttatagtaaattgacaatatttcacaaatatgtattatttttaaagagctCTTTGGTAACTTCTTTGTTACTTAAGTAacctgtataaaaaatttatataatgaaaatgtttcacACAATTATcgttaacatatatttttcaaaacataagtaatattagaaatttcttcattcaatgaaattttacaaGGTAGTTCTTcagtattatata
Coding sequences:
- the LOC109600969 gene encoding flexible cuticle protein 12-like isoform X3; amino-acid sequence: MKVLAVFVAVIGMALAASLGGPDAAAEVLRSELDNIGTDGFKYAYETSNGIAAEEAGHLNNAGSEHEAIAVQGSFKYVGPDGVTYQISYIADENGFQPQGAHLPA
- the LOC126265301 gene encoding cuticle protein CP14.6-like encodes the protein SNCDCAVINFVLLFQLAVLFAIVGVSIAASVSGSNPDAAAEVVKSELDNIGVEDFKYSYETSNGILAEEVGHLNNLGSENEALSVSGSFKYVAPDGVTYSISYIADENGFQPQGEHLPH
- the LOC109600969 gene encoding flexible cuticle protein 12-like isoform X2 gives rise to the protein MEPVSFIKLQIELQMINMKVLAVFVAVIGMALAASLGGPDAAAEVLRSELDNIGTDGFKYAYETSNGIAAEEAGHLNNAGSEHEAIAVQGSFKYVGPDGVTYQISYIADENGFQPQGAHLPA
- the LOC109600969 gene encoding flexible cuticle protein 12-like isoform X1, with the protein product MKVLAVFVAVIGMALAASLGGPDAAAEVLRSELDNIGTDGFKYAYETSNGIAAEEAGHLNNAGSEHEAIAVQGSFKYVGPDGVTYQISYIADENGFQPQGAHLPA
- the LOC109600964 gene encoding flexible cuticle protein 12-like, with the translated sequence MKVLAVFFAIVGVSLAASVGGPDAAAEVLKSELDNIGTDGFKYAYETSNGIAAEEAGHLINAGSENEAVAVQGSFKYVGPDGVTYQVSYIADENGFQPQGAHLSA
- the LOC109608171 gene encoding uncharacterized protein LOC109608171, with the translated sequence MKVLAVFFAIVGVSLAASVGGPDAAAEVLKSELDNIGTDGFKYTYETSNGIAAEEAGHLINAGSENEAVAVQGSFKYVGPDGVTYQVSYIADENGFQPQGAHLSARIAAEEAGHLINAGSENEAVAVQGSFKYVGPDGVTYQLVVFITNISVPLFSCSPDAAAEVLKIILDNLGLTALNMHKRIAAEEAGQLINAGSENEEQLYKNPTNSLLLTLLLSTTAVLLTPKRSIYQFKTVNMKFVVVLFAILGAAMCASLNPEAEAHVVRSELDNIGVDGYKYAYETSNGIAADETAQLINAGTDNEAIAVRGSFQYVGADGVTYKVTYVADENGFQPQGAHLPVA